One Deinococcota bacterium genomic region harbors:
- a CDS encoding type II toxin-antitoxin system HicA family toxin, translated as MSPKLPAASGKETIRALRRAGFFVARIKGSHHVLAHQDDPTRTVIVLVHANRSLKPGTLSGIIKQAGLNLDEFLELL; from the coding sequence ATGAGCCCTAAGCTTCCAGCGGCCAGCGGCAAAGAAACCATCCGCGCGCTTCGGCGGGCGGGTTTTTTTGTCGCCCGCATCAAAGGCAGTCACCATGTCCTGGCGCACCAGGACGACCCCACCCGCACTGTCATCGTGCTCGTCCACGCTAACCGGTCCCTCAAGCCCGGTACCCTAAGCGGAATCATCAAGCAAGCTGGCCTAAACCTCGACGAGTTCCTCGAGCTTCTCTAG
- a CDS encoding type II toxin-antitoxin system HicB family antitoxin yields MTDEHSFTIILEPQANGGFTVLVPALPEVITEGDSEEEALAMAKEAIELALEYRRDHGIDIPGDTAPEIRKVNIVLAL; encoded by the coding sequence GTGACCGATGAGCACAGCTTTACTATTATTCTCGAGCCGCAAGCGAACGGCGGTTTTACGGTACTCGTGCCTGCACTGCCAGAAGTGATTACCGAAGGTGACAGCGAGGAAGAAGCCCTAGCCATGGCCAAAGAAGCTATCGAGCTTGCCCTCGAGTATCGCCGTGATCACGGCATAGACATTCCAGGCGACACCGCCCCGGAAATCCGCAAGGTCAACATCGTCCTTGCGCTATGA